The sequence GCTATAAATTTCTCAAGCTCTTCACGCTCTTTTAACTTCTTATCACGCTCCATTTCAGCTTGTTTAGCGACTAAATTTGCTGCGATATACCAATCGTCATAGTTACCGCTAAATTCTCTAATTTGTTTAAAATCCACATCCAAAATATGCGTACAAACTCTATTTAAAAAGTGTCTATCGTGGCTGATTACTACTAGAGTTCCTTCGTGATTGATTAGCTCTCTTTCTAGCCATGCAATTGCATCGATATCAAGGTTGTTTGTCGGCTCATCAAGAAATAAAATATCAGGCTTAGGAAATAGCACTTGAGCGAGCAAGACTTTTACCTTATCGCTGCTTTCGATTTGGCTCATTAATTTATCATACTCATGTAAGCCAAGTGAGCTTAGGATTTTTTCTATCCTTGTTTCATACTCATATGTTGGGTCCTCTTCAGCAGTGATGATCTCAAGTTCGCTAAGGCGTTCATTAATCTCATCAGTAAATTCCTCGCTTAAATAGAGCTTTTCTTTCTCCTTGATTGCATCATATAGTCTTTTGTTTCCCCATAAAACAGCATCTTTTAAGGTAAAATTTTCAAATGCAAATTGATCTTGGCCTAAGACGCCGATTTTTTTATTAGATTCTATGATTATATCGCCGCTAGTGTGTTCTATTTGGCCGCTTAAAATCTTTAAAAATGTAGATTTTCCAGCACCATTTGCGCCGATTAGGCCATAGCGATTGTGCGAATTTAGCTTTAAATTTACATCTTCAAATAGTAGCTGAGAGCCAAAACGGTGTGTTAAGCCTTTGATTTCAACCATTACTATTCCTTAATGCAAGTCAGCATTTAGCTTAATAGCTCTTTTACTAATGCTAGCTGTGATTTGACCTGTTTGGCTATTTTGGCGATAGTGAATTCCATTTAGATTGGCTAGTTCAAGTGCTTTATATATCTCTTTATCAAATTTAAACCCTGGATTTACTTTTTCAAGAGCCTCTTTATCGCTTATATATATTTTTGTACCCTCAAGAATTGCTATACCAGCATCTATGATACAATCATCGCCAAGAGGTACGCCAGTTACTGAATTAGCACCTAAAAGGCATCTTTTACCTACGCTAATTGGATTGCCATTTGTGCCACTTAGTACGCCTAAAATACTCGCACCACCGCCTACATCGCTTCCATCTCCTACGCTTACAGAGCTTGAGATTCTACCTTCTACCATTACTGATCCAGTTGTCCCAGAGTTGAAGTTGATATATGAAGCGCCTGGCATTACTGTTGTGCCTGGTGCTAGAACCGCACCCATTCTTACTTTTGCACTATCTAAGATTCTAGTATTATCGCTTGGTATTATGTGATTTAAGTAGCGTGGGAATTTATCTACGCTTACTATATTTGGATACCAGCCTTTCATCTTTAGCCAAATTTCATTCTCTCTTAAATTGTCTAATTCGTGTGGATTGCCATCACTATCCCAAGCTAGATTTGGTAATAAACCAAAAGCGCCATTAAGATTTAGTGATCGAATTTCGGCTTTATTTAGTGATAGTAGATATAGTTTTAGATAGACAGCTTCAACGCTTTTTGGTGCATCATCGCTATATAAAAATGTTACTACAAATTCAACATCATTTTCCATCTCGCCATCATTTAAAATTTCATCTACTACTAATAGATTTTGAACATTTTTGTGTTTATCGCCTTCGCATTCATCTAGTAAAAAATCAAATACATTAAGCGCATCAGCTGTAATAGCTGAGTTAATCGGTGCTACAAATTCACTCCCACTATTATCGATTTTTATACCATTTTTTTCAATTGCCCAGCTTAATACAGCTGCACTTCCATAATTTTCATTCATATTTACTACTGCGTAATTTACGCTGATTGTTTTGGCTGATTTACCTTTTATGCTTCTACCGATTGCAAATGCAATTGGATCTTTATAGCCAGCTTGAGAACGAATCTCATCGGTAAATTTTTTTAAATCATTTAAATTTTTAATATTCATAATCTTTCCTTTTATTTAATTAAATTG is a genomic window of Campylobacter devanensis containing:
- a CDS encoding tetrahydrodipicolinate N-succinyltransferase N-terminal domain-containing protein, producing the protein MNIKNLNDLKKFTDEIRSQAGYKDPIAFAIGRSIKGKSAKTISVNYAVVNMNENYGSAAVLSWAIEKNGIKIDNSGSEFVAPINSAITADALNVFDFLLDECEGDKHKNVQNLLVVDEILNDGEMENDVEFVVTFLYSDDAPKSVEAVYLKLYLLSLNKAEIRSLNLNGAFGLLPNLAWDSDGNPHELDNLRENEIWLKMKGWYPNIVSVDKFPRYLNHIIPSDNTRILDSAKVRMGAVLAPGTTVMPGASYINFNSGTTGSVMVEGRISSSVSVGDGSDVGGGASILGVLSGTNGNPISVGKRCLLGANSVTGVPLGDDCIIDAGIAILEGTKIYISDKEALEKVNPGFKFDKEIYKALELANLNGIHYRQNSQTGQITASISKRAIKLNADLH
- a CDS encoding ABC-F family ATP-binding cassette domain-containing protein translates to MVEIKGLTHRFGSQLLFEDVNLKLNSHNRYGLIGANGAGKSTFLKILSGQIEHTSGDIIIESNKKIGVLGQDQFAFENFTLKDAVLWGNKRLYDAIKEKEKLYLSEEFTDEINERLSELEIITAEEDPTYEYETRIEKILSSLGLHEYDKLMSQIESSDKVKVLLAQVLFPKPDILFLDEPTNNLDIDAIAWLERELINHEGTLVVISHDRHFLNRVCTHILDVDFKQIREFSGNYDDWYIAANLVAKQAEMERDKKLKEREELEKFIARFSANASKAKQATSRAKQLEKLQINEIKISSRRDPSILFRTNREIGNELIELTAINKKFDDNVILDNFNFKMNKGDKIAIIGTNGVGKSTLCKILMSELEADSGKVHIGATIELGYFAQDSSNKITGTLKLYEWLQDSKNKDLDEIRKCLGRMLFSGAEQEKEVGSLSGGEKHRLMLSKLMLQRANLLILDEPNNHLDLEAIIALGEALYNFSGSCICVSHDRELIDAFANRILHLKGNGEIIDFKGSYEEYRTTYAMDEK